One window from the genome of Microbulbifer pacificus encodes:
- the folE gene encoding GTP cyclohydrolase I FolE, with translation MKEHYAHIIEAIGENLERPGLKDTPLRAAKAMQYLTRGYQQTVEEIVNDALFPSDCSEMVLVKDIELYSLCEHHLLPFIGKAHVAYIPDGKVLGLSKVARIVDMFARRLQIQEQLTVEIAETIQRVTGAAGVGVIIEAKHMCMMMRGVEKQNSVMKTSAMLGSFRSQQATRNEFLSLIQ, from the coding sequence ATGAAAGAACACTACGCACACATCATTGAAGCCATTGGCGAAAACCTGGAGCGCCCGGGTCTGAAAGACACCCCGCTGCGCGCCGCCAAGGCCATGCAGTACCTCACCCGCGGTTATCAGCAGACCGTGGAAGAAATCGTCAACGACGCGCTTTTCCCGTCCGATTGCAGCGAGATGGTACTGGTCAAGGATATCGAGCTCTATTCCCTGTGCGAGCACCACCTGTTGCCATTTATCGGCAAGGCGCATGTGGCGTACATTCCCGACGGCAAAGTGCTGGGACTGTCGAAAGTGGCGCGCATTGTAGACATGTTTGCCCGCCGTTTGCAGATTCAGGAACAGCTCACGGTGGAAATCGCCGAAACCATCCAGCGCGTTACTGGCGCCGCCGGTGTGGGCGTGATCATCGAAGCAAAACACATGTGCATGATGATGCGCGGTGTGGAAAAGCAGAACTCGGTGATGAAAACTTCCGCCATGCTGGGCTCCTTCCGCAGCCAGCAGGCCACCCGCAATGAATTTCTGTCACTGATCCAATAA
- a CDS encoding bacterioferritin-associated ferredoxin → MYVCICKGITDSQIKEAVYDGSTSVKALRRHLGVSSQCGRCAELTQEIIDETMAGGVMATANSALFYSAS, encoded by the coding sequence ATGTACGTATGTATCTGTAAAGGCATCACCGACAGCCAGATCAAAGAAGCCGTGTACGACGGCTCCACCTCGGTCAAAGCCCTGCGCCGTCACCTGGGTGTTTCCTCACAGTGCGGCCGCTGCGCCGAGCTGACCCAGGAGATCATCGACGAGACCATGGCGGGTGGTGTGATGGCGACGGCCAACAGCGCCCTTTTCTACTCGGCCAGCTGA
- a CDS encoding DUF2254 domain-containing protein, protein MKHRFLHLSERLRASFWVIPALMMVAALLLAQGLLAADRVWKIDHLPGFGWLRLHDPDSARALLGAIAGSTITVAGTVFSITTVALTLASNQFGPRLVRNFIRDRGTQVSLGIFLSTFIYALMSMRGIGSDPLEVRHTLTVTFALLLTLGCIAYLIYFIHNVAQSIQVDNITFHINREFRSALETIYPREEARDRRNTRRDLRTLKLGDDSLCVRARNEGYVQMINRPALIDWAKAHNCRVQLLCHPGIFAFHWRPVARVYDPPRDLDSQEIANDILNAITLGPQATAEQDIIFSIRQLAQIAVRALSPGINDPFTAYSCIDRLVDGVGIVLQRPPLPNCFHDDQEQLRLVVDELDFADVLAAALDEIREYGRGSGVVMRHLIGALIELADICSRDEDRRALNALTERLAEDCENGIEDRFDIATIEKQLSTLRRTLK, encoded by the coding sequence ATGAAGCACCGGTTTCTGCATCTATCAGAGCGCCTGCGTGCCAGCTTCTGGGTGATCCCGGCGCTGATGATGGTCGCCGCCCTGCTGTTGGCGCAGGGGTTACTCGCCGCCGACCGCGTATGGAAAATTGATCACCTGCCCGGGTTCGGCTGGCTGCGACTGCACGACCCCGATAGCGCGCGCGCACTGCTCGGCGCCATCGCCGGCTCCACCATCACCGTCGCGGGCACTGTTTTCTCCATCACCACGGTGGCCCTCACACTGGCCTCCAACCAGTTCGGCCCGCGCCTGGTGCGCAACTTTATCCGCGACCGCGGCACCCAGGTATCCCTCGGCATTTTTCTCAGCACCTTCATCTACGCACTGATGAGTATGCGCGGTATCGGCTCAGATCCACTGGAAGTCCGCCATACCCTCACGGTGACCTTTGCCCTGCTGCTGACGCTTGGCTGTATCGCCTATCTGATTTATTTCATTCACAACGTGGCCCAGTCCATTCAGGTGGACAACATCACCTTTCACATCAACCGCGAATTCCGTTCCGCACTGGAAACCATCTACCCGCGGGAAGAAGCGAGAGACCGCCGCAACACCCGCCGCGATCTGAGAACGCTGAAACTTGGTGACGACAGCCTGTGTGTGCGCGCGCGGAACGAAGGCTATGTGCAGATGATCAACCGCCCGGCGCTGATCGATTGGGCGAAAGCGCACAACTGCCGCGTGCAGCTCCTGTGCCACCCCGGTATTTTCGCGTTTCACTGGCGCCCGGTTGCCCGGGTCTACGATCCACCGCGAGATCTCGACAGCCAGGAAATTGCCAATGACATTCTCAATGCCATTACCCTGGGACCGCAGGCAACCGCCGAGCAGGACATCATCTTTTCCATCCGCCAGCTCGCACAGATCGCCGTGCGCGCACTCTCTCCCGGTATCAACGACCCGTTCACCGCCTATTCCTGTATCGACCGGCTGGTGGACGGCGTGGGCATCGTGCTGCAGAGGCCACCGCTTCCCAACTGCTTTCACGACGATCAGGAACAGCTGCGCCTGGTGGTCGACGAGCTGGATTTTGCCGATGTGCTGGCAGCGGCGCTGGATGAAATCCGCGAATACGGCCGCGGCAGTGGCGTGGTCATGCGTCACCTGATCGGTGCACTGATCGAACTCGCAGATATCTGTTCCCGCGATGAAGATCGCCGAGCACTGAACGCCTTAACCGAGCGCCTGGCGGAAGACTGTGAAAATGGCATTGAAGACAGGTTTGATATCGCCACCATCGAGAAGCAACTGTCTACCCTGCGCCGAACCCTGAAGTAA
- a CDS encoding DUF4389 domain-containing protein: MSNEELKRNLTSTNQWLRLVYMVLFAVLLEVAGFVMLAVVIAQFLFAIFTGGANDNLRRLGDQISTFIYQSLQFLIYNTEEKPFPFSEWPESQEEDLSSYESAEEFDGEVIGREDDAEVVAEFEEVDEADTETPPAKVAEKAEEKPAAKRKARSAKAAKENADDETVIELGSDASADTEKTTGDK, translated from the coding sequence ATGAGCAACGAAGAACTGAAACGTAACCTGACCTCAACCAACCAGTGGCTGCGCCTGGTGTATATGGTGCTGTTTGCTGTACTGCTGGAAGTCGCCGGCTTTGTGATGCTGGCTGTCGTAATTGCCCAATTCCTGTTCGCCATCTTTACTGGCGGCGCGAATGACAATCTGCGTCGGCTGGGTGACCAGATTTCCACATTCATCTACCAGAGTCTGCAGTTCCTCATCTACAACACCGAAGAAAAGCCCTTTCCTTTCTCGGAGTGGCCGGAATCCCAGGAGGAGGATCTCTCTTCTTACGAAAGCGCCGAGGAATTCGACGGCGAGGTGATTGGCCGTGAGGATGACGCGGAGGTTGTGGCCGAGTTTGAAGAGGTAGACGAAGCGGACACGGAAACCCCGCCCGCCAAGGTCGCGGAGAAGGCGGAGGAGAAGCCGGCGGCAAAACGAAAAGCCCGCTCCGCAAAAGCTGCAAAAGAAAACGCGGATGACGAAACTGTCATTGAGCTTGGCAGTGACGCCTCTGCGGATACGGAAAAGACTACCGGCGATAAATAA
- a CDS encoding peroxiredoxin, with amino-acid sequence MAVLVGKPAPDFTAAAVLGNGEIVDTFNLADAIKGKKAVIFFYPLDFTFVCPSELIAFDHRYAEFQKRGVEVIGVSIDSQFSHNAWRNTPVNDGGIGAVKYTLVADVKHEICQAYDVESEGGVAFRGSFLIDEEGVVRHQVVNDLPLGRNVDEMLRMVDALAFHQEHGEVCPAGWQEGDKGMNASPAGVAAYLSENADKL; translated from the coding sequence ATGGCTGTATTAGTAGGCAAGCCCGCTCCGGATTTCACTGCGGCTGCGGTACTGGGCAACGGCGAGATCGTTGACACCTTTAACCTGGCCGACGCCATCAAAGGCAAGAAAGCCGTTATCTTCTTCTACCCGCTGGACTTCACCTTCGTATGTCCGTCCGAGCTGATCGCGTTCGATCACCGCTATGCGGAGTTCCAGAAGCGCGGTGTTGAGGTGATCGGTGTGTCCATCGACTCCCAGTTCTCCCACAATGCCTGGCGTAACACTCCGGTAAACGACGGCGGCATCGGCGCAGTCAAGTACACCCTGGTTGCCGACGTGAAGCACGAAATCTGCCAGGCCTACGACGTTGAGTCCGAAGGCGGTGTCGCTTTCCGCGGCTCCTTCCTGATCGATGAAGAAGGTGTGGTTCGCCACCAGGTCGTCAACGATCTGCCGCTGGGCCGTAACGTTGACGAAATGCTGCGCATGGTTGACGCGCTGGCGTTCCACCAGGAGCACGGCGAAGTTTGCCCGGCTGGCTGGCAGGAAGGTGACAAAGGCATGAACGCCTCTCCGGCGGGTGTTGCCGCTTACCTGAGCGAGAATGCTGACAAGCTGTAA
- a CDS encoding alpha/beta fold hydrolase — MSLSPREISLDVQGNTIAARQWGNPDGVPVLALHGWLDNCASFDAMAPYLQSLNLVAVDMAGHGQSYHRHRDANYTVWTEIEDVLGMADALGWQRFSVLAHSRGAVIGTIAAATFPERIDRLALIDGLVPPPTTDEEAPETLRKGIEQRARYRDRRTKVFDSLDVATAARKNGLFKLSDTAARALVERGVRPCDGGYTWSNDPQLLASSLAKLNEAQVKAFLDRATMPILLALGENGIQGMIERIRPIAERIPNMEIREFPGGHHLHMEESAEAIARWFLPFLEAGR, encoded by the coding sequence ATGAGCCTGTCCCCCCGCGAAATTTCTCTGGATGTCCAAGGCAATACCATTGCCGCGCGCCAGTGGGGTAATCCCGACGGTGTCCCGGTGCTGGCACTGCACGGCTGGTTGGACAATTGCGCCAGTTTCGATGCGATGGCGCCCTATTTGCAGAGCCTTAATTTGGTTGCGGTGGATATGGCCGGGCACGGCCAGAGTTATCACCGCCACCGGGATGCCAATTACACCGTATGGACGGAGATCGAAGATGTGCTGGGGATGGCGGATGCCCTCGGCTGGCAGCGCTTCTCCGTACTGGCACACTCCCGCGGCGCGGTGATCGGCACCATTGCCGCGGCCACCTTTCCCGAACGTATAGACCGCCTGGCCCTGATCGATGGCCTGGTACCGCCGCCGACAACCGACGAAGAAGCCCCGGAAACCCTGCGCAAGGGTATCGAGCAGCGCGCGCGCTACCGCGATCGCCGCACCAAGGTGTTTGATTCTCTGGATGTGGCCACCGCGGCGCGCAAGAACGGATTGTTCAAGTTGAGTGACACGGCCGCGCGCGCGCTGGTGGAGCGGGGCGTGCGCCCCTGTGATGGCGGATACACCTGGAGCAATGATCCGCAGTTGCTGGCGAGTTCCCTGGCGAAACTGAACGAAGCGCAGGTAAAGGCATTCCTCGACCGCGCCACCATGCCGATTCTTCTCGCATTGGGCGAAAACGGAATTCAGGGAATGATCGAGCGCATCCGCCCCATTGCAGAGCGGATACCGAATATGGAAATTCGGGAATTTCCCGGTGGGCACCATCTGCACATGGAGGAGAGTGCCGAGGCTATTGCCCGCTGGTTCCTGCCGTTTCTTGAGGCGGGCCGCTGA
- the bfr gene encoding bacterioferritin: MKGDPKVIEHLNKALGNELIAINQYFLHSRMFKDWGLKELADKEYHESIDEMKHADWLIERILFLEGIPNLQHLGKLLIGENTEEMLKCDLKLEQKAIPELRDGIAYCESVRDYGSRELLQRILDSEEEHVDWLETQLSLIDKVGIQNYLQSQMEKASEE, translated from the coding sequence ATGAAAGGCGATCCCAAAGTCATCGAACACCTGAACAAGGCACTGGGCAATGAGCTGATTGCCATCAATCAGTACTTCCTGCATTCGCGCATGTTCAAAGACTGGGGCCTGAAAGAACTGGCCGACAAGGAGTACCACGAATCCATCGACGAAATGAAACACGCCGACTGGCTGATCGAGCGAATTCTGTTTCTCGAAGGTATCCCCAATCTGCAACACCTGGGCAAACTGCTGATCGGTGAGAACACTGAGGAAATGCTCAAGTGCGATCTCAAGCTGGAGCAGAAGGCCATTCCCGAGCTGCGCGACGGCATCGCCTACTGCGAATCCGTACGCGACTACGGCAGCCGCGAACTGCTGCAGCGCATTCTCGATTCCGAAGAAGAGCATGTGGACTGGCTGGAAACCCAGCTGAGCCTGATCGACAAAGTGGGTATCCAGAATTACCTGCAATCGCAGATGGAAAAAGCTTCCGAGGAATAA
- a CDS encoding serine hydrolase domain-containing protein, with translation MVYFKVIQGISNRIRRVFRFAAGGLLSPLAFSLLLVTHPATAADAVRSEKSVREGGKAVSKSVEVSAREFDRYFRQMLEQHGIPGAAYVIVDHDQVVAMDTYGVRVKGKHEVVTSHTVFRLASVSKTFAASMAAVLEHEHKFNWGDKVVRYVPELSFKTPALSMKLQVQHLLSHSSGLTPNAYDNYLEDNRPLSKILPMFATIDPNCEPGKCYGYQNVLFSLIEDVIQKATGVPYSRQLKERFFVPLQMEDASLGWEAFMAAGNRAAPHVQTGSGWRPVKVEKEYYLAAPAAGVNASISDMAQWLKAQMGYRPDVLSQEVINDLTTERVETRRHMQHRIWRDYIDHAGYGLGWRLYTVGDDRIVFHGGWVAGFRAAVAYSEKRKVGIAILMNAESRVISDLTGNFIADITGRGKLVQATAAAKK, from the coding sequence ATGGTGTATTTCAAGGTGATTCAGGGCATATCCAACCGTATTCGACGCGTATTCCGCTTCGCCGCCGGCGGCTTATTGTCGCCGCTGGCGTTTTCATTGCTGCTGGTGACGCACCCGGCGACCGCCGCAGACGCGGTGCGCAGCGAAAAGTCTGTGCGTGAAGGTGGCAAGGCGGTCAGTAAGAGTGTCGAGGTAAGTGCCCGTGAATTCGACCGCTACTTTCGCCAGATGCTGGAGCAGCATGGCATTCCCGGCGCCGCCTATGTGATCGTGGATCACGACCAGGTGGTGGCCATGGACACCTACGGCGTGCGGGTCAAGGGCAAGCATGAAGTGGTGACCAGCCACACGGTATTTCGTCTGGCGTCGGTGTCCAAGACGTTCGCCGCGAGTATGGCGGCGGTGCTCGAACACGAGCACAAGTTCAACTGGGGCGACAAAGTCGTGCGCTACGTCCCGGAGCTCAGTTTCAAAACCCCGGCGCTGTCCATGAAGCTGCAGGTCCAGCACCTGCTGAGCCACTCGTCGGGATTGACGCCCAACGCCTACGACAACTATCTGGAAGACAATCGGCCCCTGTCCAAGATACTGCCGATGTTCGCCACCATTGACCCCAACTGTGAGCCCGGCAAGTGCTACGGCTACCAGAACGTCCTGTTCAGCCTGATTGAAGATGTGATCCAGAAGGCCACGGGTGTGCCCTACAGTCGCCAGCTCAAGGAGCGCTTTTTTGTCCCTCTGCAGATGGAAGATGCGTCCCTCGGCTGGGAGGCGTTTATGGCGGCGGGCAATCGCGCTGCGCCCCATGTGCAGACCGGCAGTGGCTGGCGGCCGGTAAAGGTGGAAAAGGAATACTATCTGGCGGCGCCCGCGGCGGGAGTGAACGCCAGTATCAGCGATATGGCACAGTGGCTGAAGGCGCAGATGGGATACCGCCCGGATGTGCTGTCGCAGGAGGTGATCAATGATCTCACCACTGAGCGGGTGGAAACCCGCCGCCACATGCAGCATCGCATCTGGCGTGACTATATCGACCACGCCGGTTACGGGCTTGGTTGGCGCCTGTATACCGTGGGCGATGATCGCATCGTGTTCCACGGCGGCTGGGTGGCGGGCTTTCGCGCGGCTGTGGCTTACTCGGAAAAGCGCAAGGTGGGAATCGCCATCCTGATGAACGCGGAGTCTCGCGTGATCTCCGATCTCACCGGCAATTTCATCGCCGATATCACCGGCCGCGGCAAGCTGGTACAGGCCACGGCTGCCGCCAAAAAGTAA
- a CDS encoding NAD(P)H-dependent glycerol-3-phosphate dehydrogenase has translation MTQKDVSSNAPESSYSIAILGGGSFGTAIANIVAGNGHDTRQWMRDPERADACMANRENQHYLPGVALHPQLKVTCDLEAAVCGCQIVFVAIPSGSFREVMHRAAPILSPGTMLISLTKGVEHDSFHLMSDILREETEGMRVGVLSGPNFAKEIVAGHYTATVIASEDESLCATIQKVLHSETFRVYSSNDVFGVELAGALKNIYAIVTGMAVALGRGQNTTSLLITRALAEMMRFAEAVGADPMTFIGLAGVGDLILTCSSDLSRNYRVGYLVGKGKKLDEAVIEIGQVAEGVNTVRLIKAKADELGVYMPLVSAIHAILFEGTPIPTVIRELMSGAQTFDVAYSAKP, from the coding sequence ATGACCCAGAAAGACGTATCCTCAAACGCCCCCGAATCCAGTTACTCCATTGCCATTCTTGGCGGCGGCAGCTTCGGTACCGCCATTGCCAATATCGTTGCCGGCAACGGCCACGACACCCGGCAGTGGATGCGTGACCCGGAGCGCGCCGACGCCTGCATGGCCAACCGGGAAAACCAGCACTACCTGCCTGGCGTTGCCCTGCATCCGCAACTGAAGGTCACCTGTGATCTCGAGGCCGCGGTGTGCGGTTGCCAGATCGTGTTTGTCGCCATTCCCAGCGGCTCTTTTCGCGAGGTGATGCATCGCGCCGCGCCGATTCTGTCTCCCGGTACCATGCTGATCTCTCTCACCAAAGGGGTGGAGCACGATAGTTTCCATCTGATGAGCGATATCCTGCGGGAAGAGACCGAAGGCATGCGTGTGGGGGTGCTGAGCGGCCCCAATTTTGCCAAGGAAATTGTCGCTGGCCACTACACCGCCACGGTGATTGCCAGTGAGGACGAATCGCTCTGTGCCACCATTCAGAAGGTGTTGCACTCCGAAACCTTCCGCGTGTACTCCAGCAACGATGTGTTTGGTGTCGAGCTCGCCGGCGCCTTGAAAAATATCTATGCCATCGTCACCGGCATGGCCGTGGCCCTCGGGCGCGGGCAGAACACGACCAGCCTGCTGATTACCCGGGCGCTGGCGGAGATGATGCGTTTTGCTGAGGCGGTAGGTGCGGACCCAATGACCTTTATCGGCCTGGCCGGTGTCGGCGATCTGATTCTCACCTGCTCCTCGGACCTGAGCCGCAATTACCGGGTGGGTTACCTGGTGGGCAAGGGCAAGAAGCTGGATGAAGCGGTAATCGAGATCGGCCAGGTGGCGGAAGGGGTGAATACCGTTCGTCTGATCAAGGCGAAAGCAGATGAATTGGGTGTCTACATGCCCTTGGTTTCCGCCATTCACGCCATATTATTTGAAGGTACCCCGATCCCTACGGTGATCCGTGAGTTGATGTCCGGGGCACAGACCTTTGATGTAGCCTATTCGGCCAAACCCTGA
- the sixA gene encoding phosphohistidine phosphatase SixA encodes MLLLVMRHGHAEPFSKSDETRALTDGGREDVAAVCKERASELAQVKTIWSSPFVRTRQTAKIVADTFEREVEIQELLTGDTPLDQLLDALAEADEDIFPLLLVSHQPLVGSLVNGLCGTGDEHPMGTSSLACLSADVWARNCAELEWLQHKP; translated from the coding sequence GTGCTGTTGCTTGTTATGCGTCACGGCCACGCGGAGCCGTTCAGTAAGAGCGATGAAACCCGCGCGCTCACCGACGGTGGGCGCGAGGATGTGGCGGCGGTGTGCAAGGAGCGCGCGTCGGAACTGGCGCAGGTAAAGACCATCTGGTCCAGCCCTTTTGTGCGCACCCGTCAGACTGCCAAGATTGTGGCGGACACGTTTGAGCGCGAAGTGGAAATCCAGGAATTGCTCACGGGAGATACCCCGCTGGATCAGTTGCTGGACGCACTCGCGGAGGCCGACGAGGATATTTTTCCACTGCTGCTGGTCAGTCATCAGCCGCTGGTGGGCAGCCTGGTCAACGGCCTCTGCGGGACGGGTGACGAACATCCCATGGGTACCTCAAGCCTCGCCTGCCTGAGCGCCGATGTTTGGGCCCGCAACTGTGCGGAGCTTGAGTGGCTTCAGCACAAGCCGTAG
- a CDS encoding DUF4389 domain-containing protein: protein MNNEEIKRNLTSSDHWLRLVFMVLFVILLEVAGVVMLATIVLQFLFAIITGGPNDNLRQLGNQVASYIYQTLQFLIYNTEEKPFPFSEWPQS from the coding sequence ATGAATAACGAAGAAATCAAGCGCAACCTGACGTCCTCTGATCACTGGCTGCGGCTGGTGTTCATGGTGCTGTTTGTGATTCTGCTGGAGGTGGCTGGTGTGGTGATGCTGGCCACCATCGTCCTGCAATTTCTTTTTGCCATTATTACTGGCGGCCCGAACGACAACCTGCGCCAGCTTGGTAATCAGGTCGCATCCTATATCTATCAGACCCTGCAGTTCCTGATTTACAACACCGAAGAAAAGCCATTCCCCTTTTCGGAATGGCCGCAGTCCTGA
- a CDS encoding 5-carboxymethyl-2-hydroxymuconate Delta-isomerase — translation MPHLVIEYSQRLEGRISIATLVENGHRAMNNTGLFNASAIKTRALPYRDFALGNDEKGDRTFIHAEVRILEGRTTEQKEALSAAIFNSLCESAPEVPEISVEVRDMEKASYAKRVPF, via the coding sequence ATGCCCCATCTGGTGATCGAATACTCCCAGCGACTGGAAGGCCGTATTTCCATTGCAACCCTGGTGGAAAATGGTCATCGGGCCATGAACAACACCGGGCTTTTCAATGCCAGCGCCATCAAGACCCGAGCCCTTCCCTATCGGGATTTCGCCCTGGGTAATGACGAGAAGGGTGACAGGACGTTTATCCACGCGGAAGTGCGGATTCTGGAAGGGCGTACCACCGAACAGAAAGAAGCCCTGAGCGCGGCCATATTCAACAGCCTCTGTGAGTCCGCACCGGAGGTGCCGGAGATTTCCGTGGAAGTGCGGGATATGGAAAAGGCGAGCTACGCCAAGCGCGTACCGTTCTGA
- the htpG gene encoding molecular chaperone HtpG → MTVEAHKERHGFQTEAKQLLHLMIHSLYSNKEIFLRELVSNASDAADKLRFEALSKPELLEEDPDLRIRIEFDKEAGTLSITDNGIGMSRDEVIENLGTIARSGTANFMQNLSGNQKKDAHLIGQFGVGFYSAFIVADKVDVFTRRAGLDAGQGVHWECSGEAEYSVENVEWPSRGTRVVLHLKDEAKEYADGWRLRSIIKKYSDHIAIPVEMLKEEHSFGDDEDKKDDKAPEFEAVNAAQALWTRPRSELKSEEYKEFYKHISHDFDDPLTWSHNRVEGKLDYTSLLYIPARAPFDLYQRDAARGLKLYVQRTFIMDDAEQFLPLYLRFVKGVLDSNDLPLNVSREILQKDQNTDAIKSALTKRVLDMLDKLANKDADEYQKFWDLFGSVMKEGPAEDFANKDKIAKLLRFSTTHTDSAKQDQSLEAYVGRMKDGQKHIYYVCADNFATAKSSPYLEVFRKKGIEVLLLTDQVDEWFVGHMREFDGKQFQDVAKGALDLGDAENADDKAEREKVEKEAGALVERVKEVLESRVEDVRATTRLVDSPACLVASDNDMGLQMRRILEQAGQKLPDAKPIFELNPNHPLVQRLDQEQDEDRFADLTNILLDQANLAAGNQLEDPADYVRRLNALLLELNR, encoded by the coding sequence ATGACTGTAGAGGCGCACAAAGAACGCCACGGTTTCCAGACCGAAGCCAAGCAGCTGCTGCACCTGATGATCCACTCGCTCTACTCCAACAAGGAGATTTTCCTGCGCGAGCTGGTATCCAATGCATCGGATGCTGCCGACAAACTGCGCTTCGAGGCGCTCTCCAAGCCCGAGCTGCTGGAAGAAGACCCGGATCTGCGTATTCGCATCGAATTCGACAAAGAAGCCGGTACCCTCAGCATCACCGACAACGGCATTGGCATGAGCCGCGACGAGGTGATCGAGAACCTCGGCACCATTGCCCGCTCCGGCACCGCCAATTTCATGCAGAACCTCTCGGGCAACCAGAAGAAGGACGCACACCTGATCGGCCAGTTCGGGGTTGGGTTCTACTCCGCGTTTATCGTTGCCGACAAGGTGGATGTATTCACCCGCCGCGCCGGCCTCGATGCCGGCCAGGGCGTGCACTGGGAGTGCAGTGGTGAGGCCGAATACTCGGTGGAAAATGTGGAGTGGCCGAGCCGCGGTACCCGCGTGGTGCTGCACCTGAAGGATGAGGCAAAAGAATACGCCGACGGCTGGCGCCTGCGCTCCATTATCAAAAAATACTCCGATCACATCGCCATCCCGGTGGAGATGCTGAAGGAAGAGCACAGCTTCGGCGACGATGAAGACAAGAAGGACGACAAGGCGCCGGAATTTGAAGCGGTCAACGCCGCCCAGGCGCTGTGGACCCGCCCGCGCTCTGAATTGAAATCCGAAGAGTACAAGGAGTTCTACAAGCACATCTCCCACGACTTCGACGATCCGCTCACCTGGAGCCACAACCGTGTGGAAGGAAAGCTGGATTACACCAGTCTGCTGTATATCCCGGCGCGCGCGCCGTTCGACCTGTATCAGCGCGACGCCGCCCGCGGCCTGAAACTGTATGTGCAGCGCACCTTCATCATGGACGACGCCGAGCAGTTCCTGCCGCTGTACCTGCGTTTCGTCAAAGGGGTGCTGGACTCCAACGATCTGCCGCTGAACGTCTCCCGTGAGATTCTGCAGAAAGACCAGAACACCGACGCCATCAAGAGCGCGCTGACCAAGCGTGTGCTGGACATGCTGGACAAGCTGGCAAACAAGGATGCAGACGAATACCAGAAGTTCTGGGATCTGTTCGGTTCCGTGATGAAGGAAGGCCCGGCGGAAGATTTTGCCAACAAGGACAAGATCGCCAAGCTGTTGCGCTTCTCCACCACCCACACCGACAGCGCCAAGCAGGATCAGTCGCTGGAAGCCTATGTGGGCCGCATGAAAGATGGCCAGAAGCACATCTACTACGTATGTGCGGATAACTTCGCCACCGCCAAGTCCTCGCCCTACCTTGAGGTCTTCCGCAAGAAAGGAATTGAAGTGCTGCTGCTCACCGATCAGGTGGACGAGTGGTTCGTCGGCCACATGCGCGAGTTTGATGGCAAGCAGTTCCAGGATGTGGCCAAGGGCGCGCTGGATCTGGGCGACGCGGAAAACGCGGACGACAAGGCCGAGCGCGAGAAGGTCGAAAAAGAGGCCGGCGCGCTGGTGGAGCGGGTCAAGGAAGTGCTGGAGAGCCGCGTCGAAGACGTGCGTGCGACCACACGTCTGGTGGATTCTCCTGCCTGTCTGGTGGCCAGTGACAACGATATGGGCCTGCAGATGCGCCGCATTCTGGAGCAGGCGGGGCAGAAGCTGCCTGACGCCAAGCCGATTTTCGAGCTGAACCCGAATCACCCGCTGGTACAGCGCCTGGATCAGGAGCAGGATGAGGATCGCTTCGCGGATCTCACCAATATCCTGCTGGATCAGGCGAATCTGGCGGCGGGCAACCAGCTGGAGGATCCGGCGGACTACGTGCGTCGCCTGAACGCGCTGTTGCTGGAACTCAATCGCTAA
- the grxD gene encoding Grx4 family monothiol glutaredoxin has translation MDTLENIKQQIADNDILLYMKGSPNAPQCGFSMRASQAIMACGQRFAYVDILANPDIRQELPKYANWPTFPQLWVKGELIGGCDIIMEMYENGELKTLIEEAAKGAEQGE, from the coding sequence ATGGATACTCTGGAAAACATCAAACAGCAGATCGCCGACAACGACATTCTGCTTTATATGAAAGGCAGCCCCAACGCGCCCCAGTGCGGTTTCTCCATGCGCGCCTCTCAGGCGATCATGGCCTGCGGCCAGCGTTTTGCCTATGTGGATATCCTGGCCAACCCGGACATCCGTCAGGAGCTGCCGAAGTACGCCAACTGGCCGACCTTCCCGCAGCTGTGGGTGAAGGGTGAGCTGATCGGTGGCTGCGACATCATCATGGAAATGTATGAGAACGGCGAGCTGAAGACCCTGATCGAAGAAGCGGCCAAAGGGGCAGAGCAGGGCGAGTAA